One window of Channa argus isolate prfri chromosome 4, Channa argus male v1.0, whole genome shotgun sequence genomic DNA carries:
- the LOC137125465 gene encoding protein NLRC3-like isoform X4, translating into MIGGAGDRTSNCEIGGEPLYLPASKKVECVCEFRSMDQCEDREEGDPPSKKPRCGEPESQTKAQRPEKLHRPDSAGPGPEPSCVSIKSGRSIEQPLYFRNCSLLGNVDVALAVLEAGPEPSCVSIKSSHSMEQPFNFRKHSPLGKVDQQSSEVSSGQSPQQHQTHLDSIFMLLEDNIVTFVKKELKKIQKSLSPDYPECSESQREDEEVLDGEDEEQRRSSRESFLKITVNFLRRMKQEELADCLQRETLAGAFSRKQKAALKQKFQHVFEGITKAGNPTLLNQIYTELYITEGGTGEVNDEHEVRQIETASRKPVRPETTIRHEDIFKASPGRDGPIRRVMTKGVAGIGKTVLTQKFTLDWAEDKANQDIQFTFPLTFRELNVLKEKKFSLLELVHLFFPETKGISRFEKFQVVFIFDGLDECRLPLDFHNNEILTDVTESTSVDVLLTNLIRGNLLPSARLWITTRPAAANQIPPECVDMVTEVRGFTDPQKEEYFRKRFRDEEQASRIISHIKTSRSLHIMCHIPVFCWITATVLEDVLKTREGGELPKTLTEMYIHFLVVQTRLKSIKYNGKGETDPHWSPENKKMIESLGKLAFEQLQKGNLIFYESDLTECGIDIRAASVYSGVFTQIFIEERGLYQDKVFCFVHLSVQEFLAALHVHLTFFRSGVNLLSRPKSTTQIIKTIKSKFADFYQSAVNMALQSQNGHLDLFLRFLLGLSLQTKHLGGLLTQTESSSETNQDTVQYIKKKISGNLSAEKSINLFHCLNELNDCSLVEKIQQYLRSGSLSTEKLSPAQWSALVFILLSSEKDLDVFDLNKYFASEEALLRLLPVVKASTKVQLSGCNLSERSCEALSSVLSSQSSSLRELDLSNNKLHDSGVKLLSDGLKSPHCRLETLRLSSCNISERSCKNLTSVLRSESSCLRELDLSTNDLQDRGVMLLSYGLESPNCKLESLRLSVCNLSERSCEALSSPLSDRSCSLRELDLSNNDLQDSGVRLLCAGLESPQCKLQTLRLSGCLITEEGCASLASALSSNSSHLRELDLSYNHPGDSGVKLLSAGLNDPLWRLDTLRVEPGGERWLRPGLRKYFCQLTIDTNTVNRKQRLSDNNRKVKHVEEDQSYPDHPDRFDNVYQLLCSDGLTGRCYWEVEWSGVAFISVSYRGIGRKGQSRDCVFGDNDQSWSLECCHDYDDDENSYYVKHNNKGTNIPSSSGSNRVAVYVDCPAGTLSFYRVSSDKLIHVHTYNTTFTEPLYAGFGFLSFGSWLSLCPE; encoded by the exons TGTTGATGTGGCATTAGCTGTCCTTGAAGCTGGACCTGAGCCCAGCTGTGTGTCCATCAAGAGTAGTCACTCCATGGAGCAACCAtttaatttcagaaaacatTCACCACTGGGAAA AGTGgaccagcagagctcagaggtttcCAGTGGTCAGTCTccccagcagcatcaaacacacctggactccatatttatg ctgctggaggacaacattgtcacttttgtgaagaaagAGCTGAAGAAGATCCAGAAGAGTCTGAGTCCAGATTACCCAGAATgctcagagagtcagagggaggatgaggaggtgttggatggtgaggatgaagagcagaggaggagcagcagagagtcatttctgaagatcacagtgaacttcctgaggagaatgaagcaggaggagctggctgactgtctgcagagag aAACTCTTGCTGGGGCTTTTTCACGCAAACAGAAAGCTGCCCTGAAGCAAAAGTTCCAGCATGTGTTTGAGGGCATcactaaagcaggaaacccaactcttctgaatcagatctacacagagctctacatcacagagggagggactggagaggtcaatgatgaacatgaggtcagacagattgaaacagcatccaggaaaccagtcagaccagaaacaacaatcagacatgaagacatctttaaagcctcacctggaagagatggaccaatcagaagagtgatgacaaagggagtggctggcattgggaaaacagtcctaacacagaagttcactctggactgggctgaagacaaagccaaccaggacatacagttcacatttccattgactttcagagagctgaatgtgctgaaagagaaaaagttcagcttgttggaacttgttcatctcttctttcctgaaaccaaaggaatcagcaggtttgaaaagttccaggttgtgttcatctttgacggtctggatgagtgtcgacttcctctggacttccacaacaatgagatcctgactgatgttacagagtccacctcagtggatgtgctgctgacaaacctcatcagggggaacctgcttccctctgctcgcctctggatcaccacacgacctgcagcagccaatcagatccctcctgagtgtgttgacatggtgacagaggtcagagggttcactgacccacagaaggaggagtacttcaggaagagattcagagatgaggagcaggccagcagaatcatctcccacatcaagacatcacgaagcctccacatcatgtgccacatcccagtcttctgctggatcactgctacagttctggaggatgtgttgaaaaccagagagggaggagagctgcccaagaccctgactgagatgtacatccacttcctggtggttcagacCAGACTGAAGAGCATCAAGTATAATGGTAAAGGtgagacagatccacactggagtccagagaacaagaagatgattgagtctctgggaaaactggcttttgagcagctgcagaaaggaaacctgatcttctatgaatcagacctgacagagtgtggcatcgatatcagagcagcctcagtgtactcaggagtgttcacacagatctttatagaggagagaggactgtaccaggacaaggtgttctgcttcgtccatctgagtgttcaggagtttctggctgctcttcatgtccatctgacattcTTCAGGtctggagtcaatctgctgtcaaGACCAAAATCAACCACCCagattattaaaacaataaagagtAAGTTTGCAGACTTCTACCAGAGTGCTGTGAACATGGCCTTACAGAGTCAaaatggacacctggacttgtTTCTTCGCTTCCTTCTTGGTCTTTCATTACAGACCAAACACCTGGGGGGTCTGCTGACACAGACCGAAAGTAGCTCAGAGACCAATCAGGAcacagtccagtacatcaagaagaagatcagtgggaatctgtctgcagagaaaagcatcaacctgttccactgtctgaatgaactgaatgattgtTCTCTAGTGGAGAAGATCCAACAGTACCTGAGAtcaggaagtctctccacagagaaactgtctcctgctcagtggtcagctctggtcttcatcttactgtcatcagaaaaagatctggacgtGTTTGACCTGAATAAATACTttgcttcagaggaggctcttctgaggctgctgccagtggtcaaagcTTCTACAAAAGTTCA actgagtggctgtaacctctcagagagaagctgtgaagctctgtcctcagttctcagctctcagtcctctagtctgagagaactggacctgagtaacaacaaaCTGCACgattcaggagtgaaattactctctgatggactgaagagtccacactgcagactggagactctcag ACTGAGCAGCTGTAACAtttcagagagaagctgtaaaAATCTGACTTCAGTTCTCAGGTCTGAGTCTTCTTgcctgagagaactggacctaaGTACCAACGACCTGCAGGATCGTGGAGTGATGTTACTGTCTTATGGACTTGAGAGTCCAAACTGTAAACTGGAGAGTCTCAG GCTGAGTGTCTGTAACCTCTCAgaaagaagctgtgaagctctgtcatCGCCTCTAAGCGACCGGTCCTGCAGTCTcagagagctggacctgagtaacaatgacctgcaggattcaggagtgaggCTGCTTTGTGCTGGACTGGAGAGTCCACAGTGTAAACTGCaaactctcag ACTGTCAGGTTGcctgatcacagaggaaggttgtgcttctctggcctcagctctgagctccaactcctcccatctgagagaactggacctgagctacaatcatccaggagactcaggagtgaagctgctgtctgctggacttaATGATCCACTctggagactggacactctcag ggTGGAGCCTGGTGGAGAACGATGGCTGAGaccaggtctgaggaagt atttctgtcaactcacaatcgacacaaacacagtgaacaggaaacaacgactgtctgacaacaacaggaaggtgaaacatgtggaggaggatcagtcgtatcctgatcatccagacagatttgataACGTCTATCAGCTGCTGTGTAGTGATggtctgactggtcgctgttactgggaggtggagtggagcgGAGTGGCTTTTATATCtgtgagttacagaggaatcggcagaaaaggacaaagtagAGACTGTGTGTTTGGAGACAATGATCAGTCCTGGAGTCTGGAGTGCTGtcatgattatgatgatgatgaaaatagTTACTATGTCAAACATAACAATAAAGGAACAAACATCCCCTCGTCCTCAGGCTctaacagagtagcagtgtatgtggactgtcctgctgggactctgtccttctacagagtctcctctgacaaactgatccacgTCCACACCTacaacaccacattcac
- the LOC137125465 gene encoding protein NLRC3-like isoform X5 codes for MLLEDNIVTFVKKELKKIQKSLSPDYPECSESQREDEEVLDGEDEEQRRSSRESFLKITVNFLRRMKQEELADCLQRETLAGAFSRKQKAALKQKFQHVFEGITKAGNPTLLNQIYTELYITEGGTGEVNDEHEVRQIETASRKPVRPETTIRHEDIFKASPGRDGPIRRVMTKGVAGIGKTVLTQKFTLDWAEDKANQDIQFTFPLTFRELNVLKEKKFSLLELVHLFFPETKGISRFEKFQVVFIFDGLDECRLPLDFHNNEILTDVTESTSVDVLLTNLIRGNLLPSARLWITTRPAAANQIPPECVDMVTEVRGFTDPQKEEYFRKRFRDEEQASRIISHIKTSRSLHIMCHIPVFCWITATVLEDVLKTREGGELPKTLTEMYIHFLVVQTRLKSIKYNGKGETDPHWSPENKKMIESLGKLAFEQLQKGNLIFYESDLTECGIDIRAASVYSGVFTQIFIEERGLYQDKVFCFVHLSVQEFLAALHVHLTFFRSGVNLLSRPKSTTQIIKTIKSKFADFYQSAVNMALQSQNGHLDLFLRFLLGLSLQTKHLGGLLTQTESSSETNQDTVQYIKKKISGNLSAEKSINLFHCLNELNDCSLVEKIQQYLRSGSLSTEKLSPAQWSALVFILLSSEKDLDVFDLNKYFASEEALLRLLPVVKASTKVQLSGCNLSERSCEALSSVLSSQSSSLRELDLSNNKLHDSGVKLLSDGLKSPHCRLETLRLSSCNISERSCKNLTSVLRSESSCLRELDLSTNDLQDRGVMLLSYGLESPNCKLESLRLSVCNLSERSCEALSSPLSDRSCSLRELDLSNNDLQDSGVRLLCAGLESPQCKLQTLRLSGCLITEEGCASLASALSSNSSHLRELDLSYNHPGDSGVKLLSAGLNDPLWRLDTLRVEPGGERWLRPGLRKYFCQLTIDTNTVNRKQRLSDNNRKVKHVEEDQSYPDHPDRFDNVYQLLCSDGLTGRCYWEVEWSGVAFISVSYRGIGRKGQSRDCVFGDNDQSWSLECCHDYDDDENSYYVKHNNKGTNIPSSSGSNRVAVYVDCPAGTLSFYRVSSDKLIHVHTYNTTFTEPLYAGFGFLSFGSWLSLCPE; via the exons atg ctgctggaggacaacattgtcacttttgtgaagaaagAGCTGAAGAAGATCCAGAAGAGTCTGAGTCCAGATTACCCAGAATgctcagagagtcagagggaggatgaggaggtgttggatggtgaggatgaagagcagaggaggagcagcagagagtcatttctgaagatcacagtgaacttcctgaggagaatgaagcaggaggagctggctgactgtctgcagagag aAACTCTTGCTGGGGCTTTTTCACGCAAACAGAAAGCTGCCCTGAAGCAAAAGTTCCAGCATGTGTTTGAGGGCATcactaaagcaggaaacccaactcttctgaatcagatctacacagagctctacatcacagagggagggactggagaggtcaatgatgaacatgaggtcagacagattgaaacagcatccaggaaaccagtcagaccagaaacaacaatcagacatgaagacatctttaaagcctcacctggaagagatggaccaatcagaagagtgatgacaaagggagtggctggcattgggaaaacagtcctaacacagaagttcactctggactgggctgaagacaaagccaaccaggacatacagttcacatttccattgactttcagagagctgaatgtgctgaaagagaaaaagttcagcttgttggaacttgttcatctcttctttcctgaaaccaaaggaatcagcaggtttgaaaagttccaggttgtgttcatctttgacggtctggatgagtgtcgacttcctctggacttccacaacaatgagatcctgactgatgttacagagtccacctcagtggatgtgctgctgacaaacctcatcagggggaacctgcttccctctgctcgcctctggatcaccacacgacctgcagcagccaatcagatccctcctgagtgtgttgacatggtgacagaggtcagagggttcactgacccacagaaggaggagtacttcaggaagagattcagagatgaggagcaggccagcagaatcatctcccacatcaagacatcacgaagcctccacatcatgtgccacatcccagtcttctgctggatcactgctacagttctggaggatgtgttgaaaaccagagagggaggagagctgcccaagaccctgactgagatgtacatccacttcctggtggttcagacCAGACTGAAGAGCATCAAGTATAATGGTAAAGGtgagacagatccacactggagtccagagaacaagaagatgattgagtctctgggaaaactggcttttgagcagctgcagaaaggaaacctgatcttctatgaatcagacctgacagagtgtggcatcgatatcagagcagcctcagtgtactcaggagtgttcacacagatctttatagaggagagaggactgtaccaggacaaggtgttctgcttcgtccatctgagtgttcaggagtttctggctgctcttcatgtccatctgacattcTTCAGGtctggagtcaatctgctgtcaaGACCAAAATCAACCACCCagattattaaaacaataaagagtAAGTTTGCAGACTTCTACCAGAGTGCTGTGAACATGGCCTTACAGAGTCAaaatggacacctggacttgtTTCTTCGCTTCCTTCTTGGTCTTTCATTACAGACCAAACACCTGGGGGGTCTGCTGACACAGACCGAAAGTAGCTCAGAGACCAATCAGGAcacagtccagtacatcaagaagaagatcagtgggaatctgtctgcagagaaaagcatcaacctgttccactgtctgaatgaactgaatgattgtTCTCTAGTGGAGAAGATCCAACAGTACCTGAGAtcaggaagtctctccacagagaaactgtctcctgctcagtggtcagctctggtcttcatcttactgtcatcagaaaaagatctggacgtGTTTGACCTGAATAAATACTttgcttcagaggaggctcttctgaggctgctgccagtggtcaaagcTTCTACAAAAGTTCA actgagtggctgtaacctctcagagagaagctgtgaagctctgtcctcagttctcagctctcagtcctctagtctgagagaactggacctgagtaacaacaaaCTGCACgattcaggagtgaaattactctctgatggactgaagagtccacactgcagactggagactctcag ACTGAGCAGCTGTAACAtttcagagagaagctgtaaaAATCTGACTTCAGTTCTCAGGTCTGAGTCTTCTTgcctgagagaactggacctaaGTACCAACGACCTGCAGGATCGTGGAGTGATGTTACTGTCTTATGGACTTGAGAGTCCAAACTGTAAACTGGAGAGTCTCAG GCTGAGTGTCTGTAACCTCTCAgaaagaagctgtgaagctctgtcatCGCCTCTAAGCGACCGGTCCTGCAGTCTcagagagctggacctgagtaacaatgacctgcaggattcaggagtgaggCTGCTTTGTGCTGGACTGGAGAGTCCACAGTGTAAACTGCaaactctcag ACTGTCAGGTTGcctgatcacagaggaaggttgtgcttctctggcctcagctctgagctccaactcctcccatctgagagaactggacctgagctacaatcatccaggagactcaggagtgaagctgctgtctgctggacttaATGATCCACTctggagactggacactctcag ggTGGAGCCTGGTGGAGAACGATGGCTGAGaccaggtctgaggaagt atttctgtcaactcacaatcgacacaaacacagtgaacaggaaacaacgactgtctgacaacaacaggaaggtgaaacatgtggaggaggatcagtcgtatcctgatcatccagacagatttgataACGTCTATCAGCTGCTGTGTAGTGATggtctgactggtcgctgttactgggaggtggagtggagcgGAGTGGCTTTTATATCtgtgagttacagaggaatcggcagaaaaggacaaagtagAGACTGTGTGTTTGGAGACAATGATCAGTCCTGGAGTCTGGAGTGCTGtcatgattatgatgatgatgaaaatagTTACTATGTCAAACATAACAATAAAGGAACAAACATCCCCTCGTCCTCAGGCTctaacagagtagcagtgtatgtggactgtcctgctgggactctgtccttctacagagtctcctctgacaaactgatccacgTCCACACCTacaacaccacattcac